GCGCCATTCCTTCCATCATCCGCGGCGCCAGTGCCGGCAGCGGCGCCCTCGCCACCGCCGCCGCCGTTGGCGGTGATCCGCGTGTCGGACGTCAGGCTCACCTGGAAGCCTTCCAGCACGATGCGCCCGCCGCTCCCGCCACCGCCGCCTCCCGCCGCCGAACCACTCGAACTGCCCGCTTTGCCGCCGAGGCCGCCACCGCCGCTCACGGAGAGGACCTTGCCGACCGTCAATGTCCTGGCGACCGAGATCTGGAAGGCGCCACCACCAGCGCCGCCTGGCCCACCGGCCGCGTTGCCCGTGCCACCGCCAGCGCCTCCCGCGCACCCACCCAGAAGCGGCGTGGGGGTCGAGCCTTGCTGGGGACCCGCGTCGCCCGGCGTGGCGTTGGAGTTGACCCCCTTGCCGCCATTGGCTCCGGCCGTCGCTCCACCCGCGCCACCTCCGCCGCCGCCCTGGCCTCCGCTGAACTGCCCGGGCTTTCCTTGCGACGACGTGGCGCACGCTTGATTGCCGCCAGCTCCAGGAATCGGTGAGTCGTTCACGATGCGCCCGCTGGCCAGGATGTCGTGGTTCAGTGTCGCATCCCCATACACAGCGAGGATGACCGGACGGGTGCCCACGATGCGCAGTTCGCCACCCAGGGACAGGGTCCGCAAGGGAATGAGCAGGATATCGGGGGAACCGCCAGTCTGGGGCTGCGTGAGGACCTTGAAGGCGGTGGTGTCCGGGCCTCCGTTCGCCTGGGGTGTCCAGGTCCGGGTCTCCGTGTCGAACACCACCGCTCCCGTGGTCGTCAGATAGCCGATGTCATCGCCAGGAATGGTGTTCGGATTGAAGTTGCTGGGCGTGTAGGGGAACGCGACGCACTGGCCTGTCGCGCTGCACACACGCGGCGTTCCCGAGTTGTCATCGCTGCAGGGCAGGTTGGCCTGCGTCGGATCTCCCACGTAGACGCAGGAGTTGTTCGCCGTGCAACCCACGGCCGTTTTGCACTCCGTGGGAGGGCAGGGCGTGTCCGTGCCGATGCACGTTCCATTGCCATCACAGAAGCCCGGATCATGGCAGACGTCGCCGTCCACGCAGGAGGTGGAGACCGGCTTGGGGGCGTAGGTGCAGAAGCCGTTGGTCGGGTTGCAGGTGCCCGTGGACTCCTGGCAATCGGTGTTGTCTGGCGTGGTGCACGTCTTCACGTCTCCCACGCACTGCTTGTCGGCCGTGCACCGGCCATTCGTCACGCACAGGTTCCCAGGGTTGCAGGCCGCGCCCACCTGCAAGGCCTCTTCGATACACTTTCCCGTGGAGGCCTCACACGTCACCGTCGCCTGACACTGGCCCGCCGGCTGCGTGCACTTGGGCGCGCCACCTCCGCACTGCGCCGCCGGCCCCACGCCGACGCACCGCTTGCCCGTGTTGCACAGGTCCCCGTCCGTGCACGTCTTCTCCGAGCAGTCCGAGTCCGCGCACGCGAACTTCCCATCACAGTCGTAGTCGACGGCCGTGTCGCACTGCTCCACCGCGCCCGGTCGGACGTCGCCCCGCTTGTCGTCGCAGTCGGAGATGCCCGCCCACTCGATGCCGGTAGGGGAGCCGTCGCCGTCTCCGTCCTTCGCAATCAACGTGACATCGAAGCGCGTGTACTCCTTGGGAACGATCGTGAGCGCGGCATTCGTGAAGCGCTCCACCACCTCCCCCGCGCAGCGGTTGCCGTCGGTCTCCGCGTACGACGACACCGTGAGGCCCAGCGTCGCGTCCCAGTCCGCCTTGCGGCGCACCGCGACCAGGACTTCGTTCTTCTCCGTGTTCTTGAACTGGCTGGAGAGGATGTCCGTGGCTTCCTGGTTCCCCTTCGCGTCCTTCGCCTCCACGCGCACACACGCGGGCTTGAAGGTGCCATAGGTCACGGACACACGGATGGCGCCTTCGTCGGGGGCCTTCTCCCCACAGGCAGCCAGCAGCAGCACACACCCCAACAGGCAGAGCCTAGACATGGCTCCGCACTGTACCTGCCGTCTCCGCTCTCCTGAAATCTGGCGAAATCGGAGAGGTCAGGGGGTGAGGCAACCGCCCGTGGCCGGAGGGCTGACGAGGTGTCCGCCCGCGAGAGAACAGGTCTGGACGCTGCGCAGGTGGATGGCGCCCGCGGCACCGCCACCACCACCGCCGCTGCCTTCGGTGCCGAAGCCATCCTTGATGCCGTCAGCGCCCTTGACGGGACCTGCCGTGCCCGCACCGCCGGCGCCGCCGTTGCCTCCTGTGTCGTTCCCGCTGTCGCCGCCAGGGGCCGGGCTCGCCGAGTCCTCGCTGCCATTGGCCCCGTCCACGCCGTCATTGTTGGTGCTGGAGCCACCCCTGCCACCACCGCCGCCGTTGGCGGTGACGCGGGCACTCGAATTAAGCGTCAGCTGGAAGGCTTCGAGCACGATCCGGCCGCCGCTGCCGCCCCCGCCCGCGCCTCCTCCAAAACCTCTCTGGCCACCGAAGCCACTCGCGCCGACGGCCTTCGAAATTGTCAGGTTGCGTGCGACCGACAGCTGGATGGCGCCTCCTCCTGTTCCACCCGTGCCAGGAGTCGATGAACCATTGCCGCCACCGTTGCCGCCGGGGCAGCCTCCCAGGAGGGGCTCGGCCCCGGAGGGCCGGGAGGTTCCCGCGGCGCCAAACCGTGTGCTGTTGTTGTAGCCCCCTCCTCCGGCAATGCCAGGCGTGCCATTGCCAGCGCCGCCACCGCCACCGCCCGTCTTTCCGCCGAACGTGCCGTTCCCGCCCTGGGAGGTGCCGCAGGCCAAGGTGGGATTCGCGATGGTGCCCGAGACCAGGATGGACTGGCTGACGTTCGCGTCGCCATAGACCGCCAGAATGACGGGGGAGGGGCCACTGATCCGCAGGGTTCCATTCAGCTCGAGGGTCCGGACCGGGATGAGCAGCACGGGCGGATTCCCATTCTGCTGCGGCATCGACACGATCTTGAGTGACCCCGCGGTGGAGATGGCACCCGTGGGGCTCCAGCTCTTGTCGGTGGTGTTGAACGTGATGTCCCCGCTGGTCTTGATCTCACCGATGTCCGCGGCCGCGATGGTGGTCGGATCGAAGTTGTAGGGCCGGTAGGGGAACGGGGTGCACGTGAGGTCCGCCTGGCACACGCCGGGAACTCCTCCCGAGGTCGTGCAGAGGGCGTTGACGTCGGGCTCGAACTCGCAGTCGCTCGTGGCCGAGCAGACCTGCTTGACCTTTTGGCACAGCGGCGCCGAGCAGACCTTGGGCGTTCCCACGCACGCCCCGGACCCATCACAGCGGTCTGGATCGGTGCACTTCTCGTTGTCCTGGCAGGGCGTCGTGTTGGGGAGCGGCGTGAATTCACAGGCGCCGGTGCTCGCGTTGCAGGTGCCCTGGGCTGCGAAGCACTGCTCCGTGGTGGTGCACGACTTCGGGGTGCCCGAGCACGTCCCGTTGGCGTCGCACCTGTCTCCGTCCGTGCATTTGTTGCCGTCGTCGCAAGTCTGTCCCGCGGGGGACTCCACGGTCTCGCACATGCCGGTGTCGGGCCGGCACTCCTGACGTGGCTGACACGCGACGCCAGGCTGGTTGCAGGTCGTCGTGGTCTCGGGAGCACACCGCGCCTCGATGCCATTGCCTACACAGCGGTCGTTCAGCGTGCACGCATTGCCGTCGTCGCACGCCGTGCCCCAGCAGTTCGCTTCCTGGCAGCCCACCAATTGGTTGCAGTTGAAGTCCACCGTGTCGCCGCAGGTCTCGGTGGCGCCAGGGTGGATGGTGGGATCGGAGTCCACGCAGTCGGGCGGCTTTGACCACGTGGCACCCGCGAGGTAGCTGTCCCCGTCGCTGTCCTCGGCGGAGAGCCGGAGGTCCCACCGGGCGAACTCCTTCGCGGGGACGACCACGGGCTGCTCGCTGGAGCGCGTCTCCACGACCTCGCCCGAGCACCTGTCTCCGGTGGCCTCCGTGTACGACGACACCGTGAGACTCAGCGCCGTGTCCCAGTCCGCCTTGCGGCGCACCGCGACCAGGACCTCTTGCTTGTCCGGGGTCTTGAACTGGGTGGCCGGGATGTCCGTGGCCTCCTGGTGCCCCTTCGTGTCCTCCACCTCCACGCGCACGCACGCGGGCTTGAAGGATCCGTACTTCACGGACACACGGATGGCGCCTTCGTCGGGAGCCTTCTCCCCACAGGCAGCCAGCAGCAACACGCATCCCAGCAGACAGAGCCGAACCATGGCTCCGCACTGTAGCCAACACCTCCCGGGGCAGGGGAGCGGGGCCGGTAAGACCCCGACTCCCCGTCAACAGGGGACCTCAGCCGCGCAGGGACACCACGGTGACGCCGTCTCCGCCCTCGTGGCTCTCGCCGGGGCGGAACATGCGGATGTACGGCGAGGCAGCCAGGTGGTCCCGGATGGCCTGCTTGAGGGCTCCCGTGCCGTGGCCGTGGATGATGAGCGCGGCGTCCTCACCCTTGCGCAGGCCCTGGTCCAGGAACGTCTCCAGCTCCGCCAGCGCGTCGTCCGCGCGCATTCCGCGCACGTCGCAGCGGAAGTTCGTGGCCTCCACCTGCGACGGCGCCGCGGAGGCCGCTCGCTTCAGGGCCGCTTCGCCCTTCCGCTGCTCCGGGAACTTCGCCTGCTGCGGCTTCTTGCCCCGTGAACCGGACAGCTCCGTCGTGGCCACGCGCATCTTCAGCGCGCCGCCCGCGGACACCACCGCCTGGCCCTCCGTCAGCTCCAGGATCTCCACGTCCCGGCCCAGGCCGGAGTGGTGCACCCACGCGCCCACCTTGAGGGTCGCGGGCCCCGGGGCCTCCACCTGGAACAGCTCCGCCTTCGCCGCCGCCGCGCGCTTCTGCGCCTCATCCGCGCGCTGCTGCAGCTGAAGCCGTGCCTCGGAGAGCGCCTTCTCGTTCTGCTCCGAGCGCAGCTTCGCCAGCAGGTCGCGGACCTCCTGGGCGGCGTGCTCGCTGGCCGAGTGCACGTCCTCGTTGAACTGCATCATCCGGCCCTTGCGCTCACGCTCGAAGGCGACCTTCTGCTTCTCCAGGTCCGCGCGGAGCGCCTCCGCCTCCTTCGCCGCGATGCGCGCCTTCTCCAACTCCTCGGAGAGCTTGCGCCGCTCGTCCTCCGCGGCCGCCAGCGCCTTGGTGAGCGGACCGCCCGCGTTGAGCGACAGCTCCCGAGCGCGCTCGCACACGGAGGCGGGCAGGCCCACCCGCGCCGCCACGTCGATGGCGGACGACTGACCGGACGCGCCCATCTGCAACCGGAACGTGGGTGCCATCCGCTTGGAGTCGAAGCCCACGCGCGCGTTGAGGAAGCGCGGAT
The sequence above is a segment of the Corallococcus exiguus genome. Coding sequences within it:
- a CDS encoding putative metal-binding motif-containing protein — its product is MSRLCLLGCVLLLAACGEKAPDEGAIRVSVTYGTFKPACVRVEAKDAKGNQEATDILSSQFKNTEKNEVLVAVRRKADWDATLGLTVSSYAETDGNRCAGEVVERFTNAALTIVPKEYTRFDVTLIAKDGDGDGSPTGIEWAGISDCDDKRGDVRPGAVEQCDTAVDYDCDGKFACADSDCSEKTCTDGDLCNTGKRCVGVGPAAQCGGGAPKCTQPAGQCQATVTCEASTGKCIEEALQVGAACNPGNLCVTNGRCTADKQCVGDVKTCTTPDNTDCQESTGTCNPTNGFCTYAPKPVSTSCVDGDVCHDPGFCDGNGTCIGTDTPCPPTECKTAVGCTANNSCVYVGDPTQANLPCSDDNSGTPRVCSATGQCVAFPYTPSNFNPNTIPGDDIGYLTTTGAVVFDTETRTWTPQANGGPDTTAFKVLTQPQTGGSPDILLIPLRTLSLGGELRIVGTRPVILAVYGDATLNHDILASGRIVNDSPIPGAGGNQACATSSQGKPGQFSGGQGGGGGGAGGATAGANGGKGVNSNATPGDAGPQQGSTPTPLLGGCAGGAGGGTGNAAGGPGGAGGGAFQISVARTLTVGKVLSVSGGGGLGGKAGSSSGSAAGGGGGGSGGRIVLEGFQVSLTSDTRITANGGGGGEGAAAGTGAADDGRNGASGLEDANSSANGGTGGAPLGGDGGKGGTSAAPTLGENGGTLLLVNGGGGGGGGAAGSIHLRSIRSCVLNNNAVLSPAPTGDCPTPSP
- a CDS encoding putative metal-binding motif-containing protein, with protein sequence MVRLCLLGCVLLLAACGEKAPDEGAIRVSVKYGSFKPACVRVEVEDTKGHQEATDIPATQFKTPDKQEVLVAVRRKADWDTALSLTVSSYTEATGDRCSGEVVETRSSEQPVVVPAKEFARWDLRLSAEDSDGDSYLAGATWSKPPDCVDSDPTIHPGATETCGDTVDFNCNQLVGCQEANCWGTACDDGNACTLNDRCVGNGIEARCAPETTTTCNQPGVACQPRQECRPDTGMCETVESPAGQTCDDGNKCTDGDRCDANGTCSGTPKSCTTTEQCFAAQGTCNASTGACEFTPLPNTTPCQDNEKCTDPDRCDGSGACVGTPKVCSAPLCQKVKQVCSATSDCEFEPDVNALCTTSGGVPGVCQADLTCTPFPYRPYNFDPTTIAAADIGEIKTSGDITFNTTDKSWSPTGAISTAGSLKIVSMPQQNGNPPVLLIPVRTLELNGTLRISGPSPVILAVYGDANVSQSILVSGTIANPTLACGTSQGGNGTFGGKTGGGGGGAGNGTPGIAGGGGYNNSTRFGAAGTSRPSGAEPLLGGCPGGNGGGNGSSTPGTGGTGGGAIQLSVARNLTISKAVGASGFGGQRGFGGGAGGGGSGGRIVLEAFQLTLNSSARVTANGGGGGRGGSSTNNDGVDGANGSEDSASPAPGGDSGNDTGGNGGAGGAGTAGPVKGADGIKDGFGTEGSGGGGGGAAGAIHLRSVQTCSLAGGHLVSPPATGGCLTP